The following coding sequences lie in one Monomorium pharaonis isolate MP-MQ-018 chromosome 1, ASM1337386v2, whole genome shotgun sequence genomic window:
- the LOC105836123 gene encoding golgin subfamily A member 6-like protein 6, protein MGKKEWHSKEWKRKKRYLRAMMRRMKKGKISREDYVQKRKHYKEWCKEEKKRHEEKEERKIKNISTEKEAWKYINKYRKKREGIDEEIELGNWKKHFMDLLRGKEERITWQQEEEENKRGEEVTELTTEELDNQWKKLKMEKVPEEDDIENEAWKYMSGETGEVLGRLLNGVWKKHGKLPGDWIKGIICPIFKKGEKSEVGN, encoded by the coding sequence ATGGGGAAAAAAGAATGGCACAGTAAAGAAtggaagagaaagaagagatatCTAAGGGCGATGATGAGGAGaatgaaaaaaggaaagatcAGCCGAGAAGATTATGTTCAAAAAAGGAAACACTATAAAGAATGGtgcaaagaagaaaagaaaagacacgaagaaaaagaggagagGAAAATAAAGAACATCAGCACAGAAAAAGAAGCATGGaagtacataaataaatatagaaagaagagagaaggcATAGATGAAGAAATAGAGCTGGGAAACTGGAAAAAACACTTTATGGACCTACtaagaggaaaagaagaaaggatAACCTGGCAacaggaagaagaggagaatAAAAGAGGCGAAGAGGTAACAGAACTAACGACGGAAGAATTGGATAACCAATGGAAGAAACTGAAAATGGAGAAAGTCCCAGAAGAAGATGATATAGAGAACGAAGCATGGAAATATATGTCGGGAGAAACAGGAGAGGTTCTGGGAAGACTGCTGAACGGGGTCTGGAAAAAACATGGAAAATTACCAGGAGATTGGATTAAAGGAATAATCTGTCCGATTTTcaaaaaaggagagaagagTGAAGTTGGAAACTAG